A genomic stretch from Ureibacillus composti includes:
- a CDS encoding SRPBCC family protein, whose amino-acid sequence MDKPQLITVEATVQAPVKKVWTYYTEPTHITKWNSASDDWHTPHAENDLRVGGKFLSRMEAKDGSFGFDFGGVYDAVIPFEVIAYTLGDGRKVKINFNGQEDKTDIHVEFEAESENPPVMQQQGWQAILDNFKKYVEKTAKQ is encoded by the coding sequence ATGGATAAACCCCAATTGATTACAGTAGAAGCGACAGTTCAAGCACCTGTAAAAAAAGTATGGACCTATTATACAGAGCCAACCCATATCACAAAATGGAACAGTGCTTCCGACGATTGGCACACACCGCATGCTGAGAATGATTTAAGAGTCGGTGGGAAATTCCTTTCAAGAATGGAAGCCAAAGATGGAAGTTTCGGTTTTGACTTTGGTGGAGTTTACGATGCAGTCATTCCATTTGAGGTAATTGCCTATACACTGGGCGATGGACGCAAAGTGAAAATCAATTTTAATGGTCAAGAAGACAAAACGGACATTCATGTGGAATTTGAAGCTGAAAGTGAAAATCCTCCTGTAATGCAACAACAAGGTTGGCAGGCTATTCTAGATAACTTTAAAAAATATGTAGAGAAAACAGCCAAACAATAA
- a CDS encoding transporter substrate-binding domain-containing protein: MKNKVFLFMLVLVMGILAACGTSEKDSSTGSDTNTESTSETKVLRVGTSADYAPFEFVDTKVSDDIIGFDIDLANLIAERLGYELQITNSDFNSLIPGLQADKFDFVISGMTPTEEREKVVDFSNPYYETEQYMVSLKENNITAMDDLKGKVVGAQVASIQLDLAESFGSENGFTVESRDLIPQLIQELKNGRIQGAVIENIVSENYLAQNDDLQAFPIEVEEPDFKAVVFQEGSELKAEFDQVIQELIDEGKVDELKKKWFVVE, translated from the coding sequence ATGAAAAACAAAGTATTTTTATTCATGCTAGTATTAGTGATGGGTATTTTAGCAGCTTGTGGTACATCTGAAAAAGATTCATCAACTGGATCTGATACTAATACAGAATCAACTTCTGAAACAAAAGTATTACGTGTAGGTACTTCTGCCGACTATGCACCATTCGAATTTGTAGACACAAAAGTAAGCGATGATATTATTGGATTTGATATTGACTTAGCAAATTTAATTGCTGAACGCTTAGGTTATGAATTACAAATTACAAACTCTGATTTCAATAGTTTAATTCCTGGTTTACAAGCTGATAAATTTGATTTTGTTATCTCAGGTATGACACCAACTGAAGAACGCGAAAAAGTAGTGGACTTCTCAAATCCTTACTATGAAACAGAACAATATATGGTATCACTAAAAGAAAATAATATTACTGCTATGGACGATTTAAAAGGTAAAGTAGTGGGAGCTCAAGTTGCTTCTATTCAATTAGACTTAGCAGAATCTTTCGGATCTGAAAATGGCTTTACTGTAGAAAGTCGCGACCTTATTCCTCAACTAATTCAAGAATTAAAAAATGGTCGTATTCAAGGTGCAGTAATTGAAAATATCGTTTCTGAAAACTACTTAGCACAAAATGATGATTTACAAGCTTTCCCAATCGAAGTTGAAGAGCCTGATTTCAAAGCTGTTGTATTCCAAGAAGGTAGTGAATTAAAAGCAGAATTTGACCAAGTGATTCAAGAGTTAATTGATGAAGGTAAAGTAGACGAACTTAAGAAAAAATGGTTTGTTGTTGAATAA
- a CDS encoding class D sortase, producing MHKVKSLKRMNRKNRFFILSISVILIVFGGWLSTDNIYKFVKANSVVKTDVPSTEVTEKQQPKKIESDKVLYPTRPEIGEEIGELYIPKLGATLPIYHGTDEDELERGVGHFAGSVLPGENDNSVLSGHNDTVFRKLGEVGEGDQLIVRTSAGEFTYIVNKVRIVDEDDRTVIVPKPRATLTVSTCYPFEYLATPSERYILVAYLDSKKLS from the coding sequence ATGCATAAGGTGAAATCCTTAAAGCGAATGAACCGAAAAAATCGGTTCTTCATTCTTTCGATTTCTGTGATCTTAATTGTATTTGGAGGTTGGCTTTCTACAGATAATATTTATAAGTTTGTTAAAGCAAATTCTGTTGTCAAAACAGATGTTCCGAGTACCGAAGTAACGGAAAAGCAACAACCTAAAAAAATCGAATCCGATAAAGTGCTATATCCAACTCGCCCTGAAATCGGGGAAGAAATTGGCGAACTGTATATTCCCAAATTAGGTGCAACCCTCCCTATTTATCACGGAACCGATGAAGATGAATTAGAAAGAGGAGTTGGGCATTTTGCTGGAAGCGTACTCCCTGGCGAAAATGACAATTCTGTTCTATCAGGCCACAACGATACAGTATTTCGAAAACTAGGGGAAGTAGGCGAAGGTGATCAATTAATTGTTCGAACATCAGCGGGTGAATTTACTTACATCGTTAACAAAGTACGAATAGTGGATGAAGATGATCGAACAGTTATCGTACCGAAACCGAGAGCAACCCTAACTGTTAGTACTTGCTATCCGTTTGAATATCTTGCAACACCTTCGGAAAGATATATTTTGGTCGCTTATCTGGATTCGAAGAAATTAAGTTAA
- a CDS encoding DNA helicase codes for MANTLKKVEEDIKNDNLGKARDRLHGLISTFPNKLELRKKLGDIYFELKYPAMAGRYWYLVENKSAKMIKACNVFEKSMGNDPNNIVRALKYKGDKDILTGLELEPTILTLLQTVNEKRCEEPDDSSNGNYNWVIFGCFSIVILISIFAIVGVYAFFNWLF; via the coding sequence ATTGCTAACACTTTAAAGAAAGTTGAAGAGGATATCAAAAATGATAACCTTGGCAAAGCAAGGGACCGATTACATGGATTAATATCTACCTTTCCTAATAAACTAGAACTCCGCAAAAAATTAGGAGACATTTATTTTGAATTAAAGTATCCCGCAATGGCTGGCCGCTACTGGTATTTAGTAGAAAATAAATCAGCAAAAATGATAAAAGCTTGCAATGTGTTTGAAAAATCTATGGGAAACGACCCTAATAACATAGTAAGAGCATTAAAGTATAAAGGTGATAAAGACATTTTAACAGGGTTGGAACTTGAACCGACGATCTTAACACTTCTTCAAACTGTAAATGAAAAACGATGTGAAGAACCAGATGATTCATCAAATGGTAACTATAATTGGGTTATTTTTGGATGTTTTTCAATCGTGATTTTAATATCGATCTTCGCAATAGTAGGTGTTTACGCATTTTTCAACTGGTTGTTTTGA
- a CDS encoding acyl-CoA dehydrogenase family protein translates to MAVNSLAVLEKTINREELLQKAKEVGELAEKYAAQADLDTRLPDEVIEKIKEAGFQKLLRPKAYGGQNLDYYTFGDIIRTVANYNVSAAWLTYFAIIHETWPAFLPKEGRDELFNSGALMADVFAPIGKVVDDGEGYRLSGQWNFCSGVFACDWIALGAVHKMQDGTEPEFSLFIVHKKDVEIIENWDSIGLRGTGSNGVRVDNVYVPPHLVFPLTRVLNGATAPDGNYEEDYQIFNVPYLAFFLAGFAHIAIGAVERLIRNFKEKTESRIRIFNNNTNEKDAGSAQRTLAELNIQLTALKALAKEYADRLHYYQDNGIRVLEEEEREQLFAIRGYIAKTSTEMASRILITLGGNSVYKSESSERFVRDILAVAAHPTHQYEDAMAGYGRTILGFKGHPTW, encoded by the coding sequence ATGGCAGTTAATTCTTTAGCAGTTCTTGAAAAAACGATTAATCGTGAAGAGTTACTTCAAAAAGCAAAAGAGGTCGGGGAATTAGCAGAAAAGTATGCTGCACAAGCCGATCTGGATACAAGACTTCCCGATGAGGTCATTGAAAAAATCAAAGAAGCTGGTTTTCAAAAGTTATTAAGACCGAAAGCGTATGGTGGTCAAAATTTAGACTACTACACATTTGGCGATATTATCCGAACAGTAGCTAACTACAATGTGTCAGCTGCATGGCTAACATATTTCGCAATTATCCATGAAACGTGGCCAGCATTTTTACCTAAAGAAGGCCGTGATGAATTATTTAATAGTGGCGCTTTGATGGCCGATGTGTTCGCACCAATTGGAAAAGTGGTGGATGACGGAGAAGGGTACCGTTTATCAGGACAATGGAATTTCTGTAGTGGGGTATTTGCATGTGATTGGATTGCATTAGGTGCAGTTCACAAAATGCAAGACGGAACAGAGCCAGAGTTTAGCTTGTTTATCGTTCATAAAAAAGATGTAGAAATTATTGAAAACTGGGATTCTATTGGATTACGAGGGACAGGTAGTAACGGTGTGAGAGTAGATAACGTATATGTGCCACCGCATTTAGTTTTCCCGTTAACGAGAGTACTTAATGGGGCTACTGCACCTGATGGAAATTATGAAGAAGACTATCAAATTTTCAATGTGCCTTATTTAGCTTTCTTCTTAGCGGGCTTTGCACATATTGCCATTGGAGCAGTTGAACGATTGATTCGCAACTTTAAAGAAAAAACGGAAAGTCGTATTCGTATTTTCAATAACAATACAAACGAAAAAGATGCAGGTAGTGCACAACGTACTCTTGCAGAATTGAATATTCAGCTAACAGCATTAAAAGCCTTAGCTAAAGAATATGCGGATCGTTTACATTATTACCAAGATAATGGGATCCGGGTGTTAGAAGAAGAAGAGCGCGAACAACTATTTGCAATCCGTGGTTATATTGCGAAAACGTCCACGGAAATGGCATCACGAATTTTGATCACTCTTGGCGGTAATTCAGTATATAAGAGTGAAAGTAGCGAGCGGTTTGTTCGAGATATTCTGGCGGTTGCTGCTCATCCAACGCATCAATATGAAGATGCAATGGCGGGGTACGGAAGAACGATACTTGGTTTTAAAGGGCATCCAACTTGGTAA
- a CDS encoding helix-turn-helix domain-containing protein codes for MAIDIKRTNINDVFDLPKEEASKVFYDRMISIPISARTSLKKELVSTIGEDRTKGVFIRYGWHCGVSDANKAMSYQWKNELELIKTGPKFHILHGYLDGVEIADIQFDEDNQLNLIDLIWTNSFEAGEFLDDGEISNKPVCHTLCGYASGYLSTVLKKSVLVKEVECLAMGHEQCKAICMPIEKWGEQLENENSYYQSTSMLQELDEVTAKLKIERDHLKQANEIQQKLTNELLLKQGIQRIVDLLYETTGLPTFIENEHNKIIVQSSGVLDDFDLNKINTKNTEFIRISPEVGILRTPILFEQQIKGYFSFLYSNNNQPTDLEYMIIDKASLTASVILLNENIKINTEQNVKRSFLSDVLEGRLEDKEIYKIAYYLNFPPNESYWMLTLERTINQSDINHEIEVNEELIKHINLFLKERNINAIVSHESDKLIILIEYSTFNLLCMEPQSFIQQLLRFCLRRFQEYEFYIGVSSVVESISQLSVLYNETLAALKAKNQKKNIYYFEDLEIESVLFQIQDDLLINRFVTQQLGRLLEVDKDFDLTKTLYAYIENGTNINNTAKVLSMSISGLRYRLSKISEILNVDLDDTKRVFSIYMALRILKAKSQLTF; via the coding sequence TTGGCGATAGATATAAAGCGAACAAATATCAATGACGTTTTTGATTTGCCAAAAGAGGAAGCTAGTAAAGTCTTTTATGATCGTATGATTTCAATACCAATTTCCGCTAGAACCTCATTGAAAAAAGAACTTGTTTCTACCATAGGGGAAGATCGTACGAAGGGTGTTTTTATTCGATATGGTTGGCACTGCGGTGTTAGTGATGCCAACAAAGCCATGTCCTATCAATGGAAGAATGAGTTGGAATTAATCAAAACCGGACCTAAATTTCATATTCTACACGGGTACTTAGATGGTGTAGAAATAGCGGATATTCAGTTTGACGAGGACAATCAATTAAATTTAATCGATTTAATTTGGACAAACTCATTTGAAGCTGGTGAATTTTTAGATGATGGAGAAATTAGTAATAAGCCTGTTTGTCATACACTATGCGGATATGCAAGTGGCTATTTGTCCACCGTTTTAAAAAAGTCCGTTCTCGTAAAAGAGGTAGAATGTCTAGCAATGGGACATGAACAATGCAAAGCGATTTGTATGCCTATTGAAAAATGGGGTGAACAATTAGAGAACGAAAATAGTTATTATCAATCTACGAGTATGTTACAAGAGTTAGATGAAGTAACAGCAAAGCTTAAAATTGAACGCGATCATTTGAAGCAGGCAAATGAAATTCAACAAAAGTTAACGAATGAATTATTATTAAAACAGGGCATACAACGAATTGTCGATTTATTATATGAAACAACAGGTTTACCGACATTTATCGAAAATGAACATAACAAAATTATCGTGCAATCTTCGGGAGTGTTGGATGATTTTGATTTAAATAAAATCAATACAAAAAATACCGAATTTATTAGGATTTCTCCTGAGGTGGGTATACTTAGAACGCCTATATTGTTTGAGCAACAAATTAAGGGATATTTTTCGTTCCTTTACTCAAATAATAACCAACCAACTGATTTGGAGTATATGATCATTGATAAAGCCTCATTAACTGCTTCTGTCATATTACTCAATGAAAATATTAAGATTAATACAGAGCAAAATGTAAAGCGTAGTTTTTTAAGTGATGTATTAGAAGGTAGATTAGAAGACAAAGAAATTTATAAGATTGCCTATTATCTCAACTTTCCTCCTAATGAGTCGTATTGGATGCTTACGCTCGAAAGAACGATCAATCAATCCGATATTAATCATGAGATTGAAGTCAATGAAGAATTAATCAAACATATTAACTTGTTTTTAAAAGAAAGAAATATCAATGCCATCGTATCGCATGAATCAGATAAGCTAATTATTTTAATTGAATATTCAACATTTAACTTGTTATGTATGGAACCACAATCATTTATCCAGCAATTATTAAGGTTTTGTTTACGCCGTTTTCAAGAATATGAATTTTATATAGGGGTTAGTTCAGTCGTTGAAAGTATTAGCCAGTTATCGGTTTTATATAATGAAACATTAGCTGCTTTAAAGGCAAAAAATCAAAAAAAGAACATCTATTACTTTGAGGATTTGGAGATTGAAAGTGTCTTATTTCAAATCCAAGACGATTTATTAATTAATCGTTTTGTTACCCAGCAACTAGGTAGATTACTTGAAGTAGACAAGGATTTTGATTTAACAAAGACGTTATATGCCTATATAGAGAATGGTACGAATATTAATAACACAGCGAAAGTTCTTTCAATGTCTATTAGTGGTTTGAGATACCGTTTGTCTAAAATTAGCGAGATTTTAAATGTAGATTTAGATGATACAAAACGCGTATTTTCCATTTATATGGCATTGAGGATCCTAAAAGCAAAAAGTCAACTCACTTTCTAA
- a CDS encoding aspartate aminotransferase family protein, whose product MSNWLDLYDNMGNFLAPSMAKDHPNIPVVKEEGCYYYGVDGKQYLDFTSGIAVTNTGHRHPKIVQSIKDAADNLVHGPSGVIMYESILRLSEELGKVLPGNLDCFFFANSGTEAIEGALKLAKFVTKRPYVVSFTGCFHGRSMGALGVTTSKSKYRKFLQPSHLSYQIPYADVKSCPEGVDPEVYCVEQLEKDFKRLFNHQVTPEEVAAVIMEPVLGEGGYVIPPSAWVKKVREICDEHGILLIFDEVQTGFGRTGEWFAAQYHDVTPDIMAIAKGIASGLPLSATVASKELMKKWPLGMHGTTFGGNPIACSVALTTLEILHEENLVENSKVVGAYAREQLLKLKEKYSIISDVRSAGLMIGIEVSNPQTGELDGQAVMKILDYALEEGVLFYLCGNVGEVIRMIPPLTITKEQIDDGLAMLEKAIQRYLEEQ is encoded by the coding sequence ATGAGTAATTGGCTTGATTTATATGATAATATGGGTAATTTTCTAGCACCAAGTATGGCTAAAGATCATCCGAATATTCCAGTTGTTAAAGAAGAAGGTTGTTATTACTACGGTGTTGATGGAAAGCAGTATTTAGATTTCACATCAGGAATTGCTGTAACGAATACAGGACATCGCCATCCAAAGATTGTTCAAAGCATTAAAGATGCTGCCGACAACCTCGTACATGGTCCTTCAGGTGTTATTATGTACGAATCCATTTTGAGATTATCTGAAGAATTAGGTAAAGTCCTTCCAGGCAATTTAGATTGCTTTTTCTTTGCGAATAGCGGAACAGAAGCTATTGAGGGTGCATTAAAACTTGCGAAGTTTGTAACGAAACGTCCGTATGTCGTATCATTTACTGGTTGTTTCCATGGCCGTTCTATGGGGGCTTTAGGTGTCACAACTTCTAAAAGTAAATATCGTAAATTCTTGCAGCCATCACATCTTTCTTATCAAATCCCTTATGCAGATGTAAAAAGTTGCCCAGAAGGTGTGGATCCAGAAGTTTATTGCGTAGAACAACTTGAAAAAGACTTTAAACGTTTGTTCAATCACCAAGTTACACCCGAAGAAGTAGCAGCAGTCATTATGGAGCCTGTTCTAGGTGAGGGTGGATATGTAATTCCTCCTAGTGCTTGGGTGAAAAAGGTTAGAGAAATTTGTGATGAACATGGCATTTTATTAATTTTCGACGAAGTTCAAACTGGATTTGGCCGAACTGGCGAATGGTTTGCAGCTCAATATCATGATGTAACTCCTGATATTATGGCCATTGCAAAAGGGATTGCATCTGGTTTACCACTTAGTGCGACTGTTGCATCAAAAGAATTAATGAAAAAATGGCCACTAGGCATGCACGGTACAACATTTGGTGGAAATCCAATTGCTTGTTCTGTTGCACTGACAACTTTAGAAATCTTGCATGAAGAAAATCTTGTGGAAAATTCAAAAGTGGTTGGTGCATATGCAAGAGAACAATTACTTAAACTAAAAGAGAAGTATTCAATAATTAGTGACGTACGTTCAGCTGGATTAATGATTGGGATTGAAGTTTCAAATCCGCAAACAGGTGAACTGGACGGACAAGCGGTTATGAAAATTCTTGATTATGCATTAGAAGAAGGCGTGCTGTTCTATCTATGTGGTAATGTTGGCGAGGTCATTCGTATGATTCCTCCACTAACGATTACAAAAGAGCAAATCGATGATGGTTTAGCAATGCTTGAAAAAGCAATTCAAAGATATTTAGAAGAACAATAA
- a CDS encoding amino acid ABC transporter ATP-binding protein: MIKVENLHKTYGKNEVLKGISTEIKEKEVIAVIGPSGSGKSTFLRCINRLEEPTSGEISVGGTVITEKNVMKVRENLGMVFQHFHLFPHKTVLENLIYAPMKVKGISKGEAVKTAEDLLRKVGLFEKRNDYPNRLSGGQKQRVAIARALAMNPTVMLFDEPTSALDPEMVKEVLAVMKNLAESGMTMIIVTHEMGFAREVADRILFLEGGYLVEDSSPEEFFSTPKSDRAKEFLDKVL, encoded by the coding sequence GTGATTAAAGTTGAGAATTTACACAAAACATATGGTAAAAATGAAGTGCTTAAAGGGATCTCTACTGAAATAAAAGAAAAAGAAGTTATCGCCGTAATCGGACCTTCAGGATCGGGAAAATCCACTTTTCTTCGCTGTATTAACAGATTAGAAGAGCCGACAAGTGGGGAAATTTCAGTAGGTGGAACAGTGATTACTGAAAAAAATGTCATGAAAGTGCGCGAAAACTTAGGTATGGTATTCCAGCATTTTCACTTATTCCCTCATAAAACGGTGTTAGAAAATCTAATTTACGCACCGATGAAGGTAAAAGGTATTTCAAAAGGTGAAGCAGTGAAAACAGCTGAAGATCTTTTGAGAAAAGTAGGGCTATTCGAGAAACGTAACGATTATCCAAACCGTTTATCGGGTGGTCAAAAACAACGTGTGGCGATTGCACGTGCATTAGCAATGAATCCAACAGTCATGCTATTTGATGAACCCACATCTGCGCTAGACCCAGAGATGGTAAAAGAAGTTCTTGCAGTTATGAAGAATCTTGCAGAATCGGGGATGACGATGATCATTGTGACACACGAAATGGGCTTCGCAAGAGAAGTAGCCGATCGTATTCTTTTCCTTGAAGGTGGCTATCTAGTAGAAGATTCCTCACCAGAAGAATTCTTCTCTACACCAAAATCAGACCGCGCAAAAGAATTTTTAGACAAAGTACTTTAA
- a CDS encoding amino acid ABC transporter permease — translation MFDFSSVVPSIPYILQGIGVTLQIVISATIIGLLLGILLALCKIGSIKPLKWFAEFYTSIFRGTPLVLQLMIIYYLFPQILDINIDAMPAAIIAFGLNSAAYISEIIRAGINAVDKGQQEAAKALGIPYSKMMKDIILPQAMKNILPSLMNEFITLNKESAIVTVIGALDIMRRAYVVGGDTFRYLEPLLIAGVIYYVMTLVLTFLGKMIEKRMRRSD, via the coding sequence ATGTTTGATTTTTCTAGTGTCGTTCCCTCTATTCCTTACATATTACAAGGGATAGGCGTTACATTACAAATTGTTATTTCGGCTACAATCATCGGGCTATTACTTGGGATTTTATTAGCACTATGTAAAATCGGGTCGATTAAGCCTTTAAAATGGTTTGCCGAGTTTTATACATCGATTTTCCGTGGTACACCGCTTGTACTACAATTGATGATTATTTACTATTTATTCCCACAAATTTTAGACATTAATATTGACGCAATGCCAGCTGCAATAATTGCTTTTGGTCTGAATTCTGCAGCCTATATTTCTGAAATTATTCGTGCAGGTATTAACGCAGTCGATAAAGGTCAGCAAGAGGCTGCAAAAGCACTAGGTATTCCATATAGCAAAATGATGAAAGATATCATTTTACCACAGGCAATGAAAAATATTTTGCCTTCTTTAATGAATGAATTTATTACATTAAATAAAGAATCAGCGATCGTTACGGTCATCGGTGCGCTTGATATTATGCGCCGTGCTTATGTAGTAGGTGGCGATACATTCCGCTATCTTGAACCGTTATTAATTGCAGGTGTAATTTATTATGTAATGACACTCGTATTAACATTCCTTGGAAAAATGATAGAAAAGAGGATGAGACGTAGTGATTAA
- a CDS encoding processed acidic surface protein: MKKLGAVILSMSLLIALFPQLTMAAQDTSFEQDLTSYLKQISSERGFEVTKEDVEMILSYYDDGLENFDSVEELADFLGEVIKADYSNLNTIYEEYELNQESLELLLQENGEVLNDYIFLDDLDSSVYFYTEDGVFERDPNFDEDLVAYLANISEQRGFNVTKEDVEKSLADYDLSLEDFESVEELSDFLGEVIKADYSNLDYLYETYETTQQELFSLLEENGESINDYIFIDDLEWLFADVDLSDLLDYMFEDLIPLFEQIDLTDEELDRIKNHLMSLEDHLSNPGTAERLNQLGEELMTFDLDMTTEPTLQQVAKIASIYEEFFSIFQVKASYSLVKGDSETPISFMDLLNLEDLEGTNFKVAFYTLDGQFLADLILTEEFLNTEFLNEIGNDIEEAVDEVTEEPVVKTNEQLVAKTEEYQTVKGGKLPKTATDYIPNALIGLMIVMLGLFMFRKVRNA, from the coding sequence ATGAAAAAACTGGGTGCCGTTATCCTATCAATGTCATTGCTAATTGCCCTATTTCCGCAACTAACAATGGCCGCACAAGACACAAGTTTTGAACAAGACTTAACAAGCTATTTAAAACAGATAAGTAGCGAAAGAGGTTTTGAAGTTACAAAAGAAGATGTAGAAATGATCCTATCCTATTATGACGACGGTCTAGAAAACTTTGATTCTGTTGAAGAACTAGCTGATTTCCTAGGTGAAGTGATCAAAGCTGATTACAGTAACTTAAATACCATTTACGAAGAATACGAACTAAATCAAGAGAGTCTTGAACTACTGTTACAAGAAAATGGCGAAGTACTAAATGACTACATTTTCCTAGATGACCTTGATTCATCAGTATACTTTTACACAGAAGATGGCGTTTTTGAACGTGACCCGAATTTTGATGAAGATTTAGTCGCGTACTTAGCCAACATTAGCGAACAACGCGGATTTAACGTGACAAAGGAAGATGTAGAAAAATCTCTAGCAGATTATGATCTTAGCCTTGAAGATTTTGAATCCGTTGAAGAACTAAGTGATTTCTTAGGTGAAGTCATTAAAGCTGATTATAGTAATTTAGATTATTTATACGAAACGTATGAAACAACTCAACAAGAGTTATTCAGCCTACTTGAAGAAAACGGTGAGAGCATCAACGATTATATCTTTATCGATGACTTAGAGTGGCTTTTTGCTGATGTTGATTTGTCTGACTTGTTAGATTATATGTTTGAGGATCTAATTCCCCTTTTTGAACAAATCGATTTAACAGATGAAGAACTAGATCGAATTAAAAATCATTTAATGTCCTTAGAAGATCACCTTTCAAATCCGGGTACAGCTGAGCGTCTTAATCAATTAGGCGAAGAGTTAATGACTTTTGACTTGGATATGACTACCGAGCCAACACTTCAGCAAGTAGCTAAAATAGCATCTATTTATGAAGAATTCTTTTCAATTTTTCAGGTAAAAGCTTCTTATAGCTTAGTAAAAGGTGATTCTGAAACTCCTATTTCCTTTATGGATTTATTGAATTTAGAAGATCTAGAAGGCACTAACTTTAAAGTAGCATTTTACACTTTGGACGGACAATTCTTAGCTGACCTTATTCTTACAGAGGAATTCCTCAATACTGAATTTCTTAATGAAATTGGTAATGATATCGAAGAGGCTGTAGATGAAGTGACTGAAGAACCTGTAGTAAAAACAAATGAACAATTAGTCGCGAAAACAGAAGAGTACCAAACTGTTAAAGGTGGAAAACTTCCAAAGACAGCTACCGACTATATTCCGAATGCACTTATTGGATTAATGATCGTTATGTTGGGACTATTCATGTTTAGAAAAGTAAGGAATGCATAA
- a CDS encoding nucleoside hydrolase produces MKILFFCDPGIDDSLAIMYSILDPEIELVGIVTSYGNVTQDQATATAAYLLKLGGANGIPIIPGASKPVQEEAAPIYPEIHGEDGLGPIKIPPDFQYQVYPFDTIRVLIEKYKDELIIVDTGRSTSLAIAFILFPDHMKMVQSYYIMGGAFFMPGNASPLAEANFYGDPTASNIIVKTAHNLTITPLNVTQHAILTRDMVEAISKNKRNVFASLMLPIFDYYFNFYKKREPNLQGAPIHDLLTMMVVNNPTIVDYINYDVTVIENDADAKGMSYIDYRPGSKKGKTKIAVSLHYEEFIKEFNSVMLRE; encoded by the coding sequence ATGAAAATTCTTTTTTTCTGTGATCCAGGAATTGATGATTCTTTAGCGATTATGTATTCCATACTGGATCCGGAAATTGAATTGGTTGGAATTGTGACGAGTTATGGGAATGTGACACAGGACCAAGCGACAGCGACTGCAGCCTATTTATTGAAATTAGGGGGGGCAAATGGCATCCCAATCATACCTGGTGCTTCAAAGCCTGTTCAAGAAGAAGCCGCGCCGATTTATCCGGAAATACACGGTGAGGATGGGCTTGGTCCAATTAAGATTCCTCCTGATTTTCAATATCAAGTTTACCCTTTTGATACGATCCGTGTCCTTATAGAAAAATATAAAGATGAGCTCATTATTGTCGATACCGGGCGTTCCACATCTTTGGCAATTGCTTTTATTCTATTTCCTGATCATATGAAAATGGTCCAGTCTTATTATATCATGGGTGGTGCCTTTTTTATGCCGGGCAACGCATCTCCATTAGCGGAAGCAAATTTCTATGGTGACCCAACTGCCTCAAATATTATCGTGAAGACGGCACATAATTTGACGATCACCCCGTTAAATGTAACACAACATGCCATTCTTACCCGGGATATGGTAGAGGCTATTTCTAAAAATAAGCGTAATGTTTTTGCTTCCCTAATGCTTCCGATTTTCGACTATTATTTTAATTTTTATAAGAAAAGGGAACCAAATCTTCAAGGCGCACCGATTCATGACCTTCTTACAATGATGGTGGTAAATAATCCTACAATTGTAGATTACATAAATTATGACGTAACGGTAATTGAAAATGACGCAGACGCTAAAGGTATGTCTTATATTGATTACCGACCAGGTAGTAAAAAAGGGAAAACAAAAATTGCTGTTAGCCTTCACTATGAGGAATTTATTAAGGAATTTAATAGTGTGATGTTGAGGGAATAA